A stretch of the Plodia interpunctella isolate USDA-ARS_2022_Savannah chromosome Z, ilPloInte3.2, whole genome shotgun sequence genome encodes the following:
- the LOC128683005 gene encoding cyclic nucleotide-gated cation channel subunit A-like isoform X3, producing the protein MWAYIIAATRGDSRHSIQKRDATANAADDHLYTRYRDGKVFAVSTAPRATPGPSGLNTRETSCSSRYYANQSLPQTSSALNVQNEYRNQMEEGIEPFEEATTEANTGANWFQRHLARLTRNLRCRISGERRVKPPDAFLDKYSAQTFNDPQEPLYQAKRSKLLCGLKLAFDPTIPAHYHWLAVVSLAILYNVVFVIGRAVFWELDNLTPMWFVLDYLCDTIYLIDTVVHVHEGYLEQGLMVKDSKKLRQHYLESDSWRYDVISMLPTDIAYYWWKPGSCDYNRLPCPVIVRLNRLFRMPRMWVWFDRTETATSYPNAFRICKVVMAILVLIHWNACIYFVISYAIGFGTDNWVYNITGTRNESLAHQYIYSFYWSTLTLTTIGETPQPEIDAEYLFVVADFLAGVLIFATIVGNIGSMISNMNVARVEFQNKMDGVKQYMAFRKVSGELEARVIRWFAYTWAQSGALDEENVLSSLPDKLKAEIAIRVHMDTLKQVKIFQNCEPGLLEALVLKLRLQVFSPGDYICRKGDVGKEMYIVKRGRLQVVADDGRTVLATLSAGSVFGEVSVLEIAGNVTGNRRTANVRALGYSDLFCLAKRDLWEALADYPDARVTLTEVGCGLLRKDGLLDENIFKNAQTTQMSLEETVQKLETTVEMLNNRLQGLLTDVGEDQAKIKQRINKIEVRVLENEDDNTDSDDITSMEASELRSEIARTCDVSGYSEIPMSSTHDTSLFLLSNPIPIRERGHSLSVERTTELLKFAPEPRSKSLRLKRVPKDLK; encoded by the exons CAGGTACCGAGATGGCAAGGTATTCGCGGTGTCCACGGCTCCGCGAGCTACCCCCGGCCCGTCAGGGCTGAACACAAGGGAAACCAGCTGTAGCTCCCGGTACTACGCCAACCAGTCTCTGCCGCAGACCTCGTCCGCGTTGAACGTGCAAAACGAGTACAGGAACCAGATGGAGGAAGGCATCGAACCTTTTGAAGAG GCGACGACTGAGGCGAACACTGGCGCCAACTGGTTTCAACGCCACCTGGCGAGACTGACGCGAAACCTTCGCTGCAGGATCAGTGGCGAGCGTCGGGTCAAGCCTCCAGATGCCTTCCTGGACAAATACTCTGCTCAGACCTTCAATGATCCGCAAGAACCTCTGTACCAAGCGAAGAGGTCCAAATTACTATGTGGCCTGAAGCTAGCATTCGATCCTACGATTCCTGCACATTAtcat TGGCTGGCGGTAGTCTCGCTGGCCATCCTCTACAACGTGGTTTTCGTGATTGGTCGAGCGGTGTTCTGGGAGCTGGACAACCTCACACCGATGTGGTTCGTGCTTGACTACCTCTGCGACACCATCTATCTCATCGACACGGTCGTGCACGTGCACGAAG GTTATTTGGAACAAGGACTCATGGTAAAGGACTCGAAAAAACTTAGACAACACTATCTCGAATCGGACTCGTGGAGATATGACGTCATATCTATGCTACCCACTGATATAGCATACTACTGGTGGAAGCCGGGATCGTGCGACTAT AATCGTTTGCCATGCCCTGTTATTGTGCGTCTCAATCGTCTCTTTCGCATGCCCCGAATGTGGGTGTGGTTCGACCGCACCGAGACCGCCACCAGCTATCCGAACGCTTTCAGGATATGcaag gtcGTAATGGCCATCCTCGTACTTATCCACTGGAATGCGTgcatatattttgtcataagCTACGCTATAGGCTTCGGCACAGACAACTGGGTTTACAATATAACAGGCACCCGTAATGAATCTCTAGCTCATCAGTATATATACAGTTTTTATTGGTCCACCCTCACTCTAACTACAATCGGGGAAACGCCACAACCGGAAATCGATGCTGAGTATTTGTTTGTCGTGGCCGACTTTCTAGCGggagttttaatttttgccacGATCGTCGGAAACATCGGCTCCATGATTTCCAATATGAATGTTGCAAGAGTTGAATTCCAAAACAAAATGGATGGTGTCAAACAATACATGGCTTTTAGGAAAGTTAGCGGAGAATTAGAAGCTAGAGTTATCAGATGGTTTGCATATACATGGGCTCAAAGCGGTGCTTTAGATGAGGAAAATGTTTTGTCTTCTTTGCCCGACAAACTGAAAGCAGAAATTGCTATAAGAGTTCACATGGATACTCTGAAACAAGTTAAGATATTTCAAAACTGTGAACCAGGACTTTTGGAAGCATTGGTTCTGAAACTGCGGCTTCAAGTTTTCAGTCCTGGAGATTACATATGTCGTAAAGGCGACGTGGGGAAAGAAATGTATATTGTCAAAAGAGGCAGATTGCAAGTGGTCGCTGATGACGGCAGGACAGTTCTGGCTACGCTAAGTGCCGGGTCTGTGTTTGGAGAAGTAAGTGTTCTAGAAATTGCTGGAAATGTGACAGGAAACCGACGAACGGCCAATGTCCGGGCCCTTGGTTATTCGGATCTATTTTGTTTGGCAAAACGAGACTTGTGGGAAGCCCTTGCTGACTATCCTGATGCTAGAGTGACATTAACCGAAGTTGGATGTGGACTTCTCCGcaag gaTGGTCTATTAGATGAAAACATattcaaaaatgcacaaaCCACCCAGATGAGTTTAGAGGAAACAGTTCAAAAACTAGAAACTACAGTTGAAATGTTGAATAATCGTTTACAAGGACTGTTAACCGATGTTGGTGAAGATCAGGCCAAAATAAAGCAACGGATCAACAAAATTGAAGTCAG AGTATTAGAAAATGAGGATGACAATACGGATTCAGATGATATCACATCAATGGAGGCGTCTGAATTGCGGAGCGAAATCGCAAGGACGTGTGATGTTTCGGGTTACAGTGAGATACCTATGAGTTCCACACACGACACATCACTATTTCTTCTCAGTAACCCCATCCCTATCCGAGAGAGGGGACACTCCCTGAGTGTTGAGAGGACCACGGAGTTACTCAAGTTTGCACCAGAACCACGCAGCAAATCCCTGCGTTTGAAAAGGGTCCCCAAAGATCTCAAGTGA
- the LOC128683005 gene encoding cyclic nucleotide-gated cation channel subunit A-like isoform X1, with product MWAYIIAATRGDSRHSIQKRDATANAADDHLYTRYRDGKVFAVSTAPRATPGPSGLNTRETSCSSRYYANQSLPQTSSALNVQNEYRNQMEEGIEPFEEQATTEANTGANWFQRHLARLTRNLRCRISGERRVKPPDAFLDKYSAQTFNDPQEPLYQAKRSKLLCGLKLAFDPTIPAHYHWLAVVSLAILYNVVFVIGRAVFWELDNLTPMWFVLDYLCDTIYLIDTVVHVHEGYLEQGLMVKDSKKLRQHYLESDSWRYDVISMLPTDIAYYWWKPGSCDYNRLPCPVIVRLNRLFRMPRMWVWFDRTETATSYPNAFRICKVVMAILVLIHWNACIYFVISYAIGFGTDNWVYNITGTRNESLAHQYIYSFYWSTLTLTTIGETPQPEIDAEYLFVVADFLAGVLIFATIVGNIGSMISNMNVARVEFQNKMDGVKQYMAFRKVSGELEARVIRWFAYTWAQSGALDEENVLSSLPDKLKAEIAIRVHMDTLKQVKIFQNCEPGLLEALVLKLRLQVFSPGDYICRKGDVGKEMYIVKRGRLQVVADDGRTVLATLSAGSVFGEVSVLEIAGNVTGNRRTANVRALGYSDLFCLAKRDLWEALADYPDARVTLTEVGCGLLRKDGLLDENIFKNAQTTQMSLEETVQKLETTVEMLNNRLQGLLTDVGEDQAKIKQRINKIEVRVLENEDDNTDSDDITSMEASELRSEIARTCDVSGYSEIPMSSTHDTSLFLLSNPIPIRERGHSLSVERTTELLKFAPEPRSKSLRLKRVPKDLK from the exons CAGGTACCGAGATGGCAAGGTATTCGCGGTGTCCACGGCTCCGCGAGCTACCCCCGGCCCGTCAGGGCTGAACACAAGGGAAACCAGCTGTAGCTCCCGGTACTACGCCAACCAGTCTCTGCCGCAGACCTCGTCCGCGTTGAACGTGCAAAACGAGTACAGGAACCAGATGGAGGAAGGCATCGAACCTTTTGAAGAG CAGGCGACGACTGAGGCGAACACTGGCGCCAACTGGTTTCAACGCCACCTGGCGAGACTGACGCGAAACCTTCGCTGCAGGATCAGTGGCGAGCGTCGGGTCAAGCCTCCAGATGCCTTCCTGGACAAATACTCTGCTCAGACCTTCAATGATCCGCAAGAACCTCTGTACCAAGCGAAGAGGTCCAAATTACTATGTGGCCTGAAGCTAGCATTCGATCCTACGATTCCTGCACATTAtcat TGGCTGGCGGTAGTCTCGCTGGCCATCCTCTACAACGTGGTTTTCGTGATTGGTCGAGCGGTGTTCTGGGAGCTGGACAACCTCACACCGATGTGGTTCGTGCTTGACTACCTCTGCGACACCATCTATCTCATCGACACGGTCGTGCACGTGCACGAAG GTTATTTGGAACAAGGACTCATGGTAAAGGACTCGAAAAAACTTAGACAACACTATCTCGAATCGGACTCGTGGAGATATGACGTCATATCTATGCTACCCACTGATATAGCATACTACTGGTGGAAGCCGGGATCGTGCGACTAT AATCGTTTGCCATGCCCTGTTATTGTGCGTCTCAATCGTCTCTTTCGCATGCCCCGAATGTGGGTGTGGTTCGACCGCACCGAGACCGCCACCAGCTATCCGAACGCTTTCAGGATATGcaag gtcGTAATGGCCATCCTCGTACTTATCCACTGGAATGCGTgcatatattttgtcataagCTACGCTATAGGCTTCGGCACAGACAACTGGGTTTACAATATAACAGGCACCCGTAATGAATCTCTAGCTCATCAGTATATATACAGTTTTTATTGGTCCACCCTCACTCTAACTACAATCGGGGAAACGCCACAACCGGAAATCGATGCTGAGTATTTGTTTGTCGTGGCCGACTTTCTAGCGggagttttaatttttgccacGATCGTCGGAAACATCGGCTCCATGATTTCCAATATGAATGTTGCAAGAGTTGAATTCCAAAACAAAATGGATGGTGTCAAACAATACATGGCTTTTAGGAAAGTTAGCGGAGAATTAGAAGCTAGAGTTATCAGATGGTTTGCATATACATGGGCTCAAAGCGGTGCTTTAGATGAGGAAAATGTTTTGTCTTCTTTGCCCGACAAACTGAAAGCAGAAATTGCTATAAGAGTTCACATGGATACTCTGAAACAAGTTAAGATATTTCAAAACTGTGAACCAGGACTTTTGGAAGCATTGGTTCTGAAACTGCGGCTTCAAGTTTTCAGTCCTGGAGATTACATATGTCGTAAAGGCGACGTGGGGAAAGAAATGTATATTGTCAAAAGAGGCAGATTGCAAGTGGTCGCTGATGACGGCAGGACAGTTCTGGCTACGCTAAGTGCCGGGTCTGTGTTTGGAGAAGTAAGTGTTCTAGAAATTGCTGGAAATGTGACAGGAAACCGACGAACGGCCAATGTCCGGGCCCTTGGTTATTCGGATCTATTTTGTTTGGCAAAACGAGACTTGTGGGAAGCCCTTGCTGACTATCCTGATGCTAGAGTGACATTAACCGAAGTTGGATGTGGACTTCTCCGcaag gaTGGTCTATTAGATGAAAACATattcaaaaatgcacaaaCCACCCAGATGAGTTTAGAGGAAACAGTTCAAAAACTAGAAACTACAGTTGAAATGTTGAATAATCGTTTACAAGGACTGTTAACCGATGTTGGTGAAGATCAGGCCAAAATAAAGCAACGGATCAACAAAATTGAAGTCAG AGTATTAGAAAATGAGGATGACAATACGGATTCAGATGATATCACATCAATGGAGGCGTCTGAATTGCGGAGCGAAATCGCAAGGACGTGTGATGTTTCGGGTTACAGTGAGATACCTATGAGTTCCACACACGACACATCACTATTTCTTCTCAGTAACCCCATCCCTATCCGAGAGAGGGGACACTCCCTGAGTGTTGAGAGGACCACGGAGTTACTCAAGTTTGCACCAGAACCACGCAGCAAATCCCTGCGTTTGAAAAGGGTCCCCAAAGATCTCAAGTGA
- the LOC128683005 gene encoding cyclic nucleotide-gated cation channel subunit A-like isoform X5, producing the protein MWAYIIAATRGDSRHSIQKRDATANAADDHFRYRDGKVFAVSTAPRATPGPSGLNTRETSCSSRYYANQSLPQTSSALNVQNEYRNQMEEGIEPFEEQATTEANTGANWFQRHLARLTRNLRCRISGERRVKPPDAFLDKYSAQTFNDPQEPLYQAKRSKLLCGLKLAFDPTIPAHYHWLAVVSLAILYNVVFVIGRAVFWELDNLTPMWFVLDYLCDTIYLIDTVVHVHEGYLEQGLMVKDSKKLRQHYLESDSWRYDVISMLPTDIAYYWWKPGSCDYNRLPCPVIVRLNRLFRMPRMWVWFDRTETATSYPNAFRICKVVMAILVLIHWNACIYFVISYAIGFGTDNWVYNITGTRNESLAHQYIYSFYWSTLTLTTIGETPQPEIDAEYLFVVADFLAGVLIFATIVGNIGSMISNMNVARVEFQNKMDGVKQYMAFRKVSGELEARVIRWFAYTWAQSGALDEENVLSSLPDKLKAEIAIRVHMDTLKQVKIFQNCEPGLLEALVLKLRLQVFSPGDYICRKGDVGKEMYIVKRGRLQVVADDGRTVLATLSAGSVFGEVSVLEIAGNVTGNRRTANVRALGYSDLFCLAKRDLWEALADYPDARVTLTEVGCGLLRKDGLLDENIFKNAQTTQMSLEETVQKLETTVEMLNNRLQGLLTDVGEDQAKIKQRINKIEVRVLENEDDNTDSDDITSMEASELRSEIARTCDVSGYSEIPMSSTHDTSLFLLSNPIPIRERGHSLSVERTTELLKFAPEPRSKSLRLKRVPKDLK; encoded by the exons CAGGTACCGAGATGGCAAGGTATTCGCGGTGTCCACGGCTCCGCGAGCTACCCCCGGCCCGTCAGGGCTGAACACAAGGGAAACCAGCTGTAGCTCCCGGTACTACGCCAACCAGTCTCTGCCGCAGACCTCGTCCGCGTTGAACGTGCAAAACGAGTACAGGAACCAGATGGAGGAAGGCATCGAACCTTTTGAAGAG CAGGCGACGACTGAGGCGAACACTGGCGCCAACTGGTTTCAACGCCACCTGGCGAGACTGACGCGAAACCTTCGCTGCAGGATCAGTGGCGAGCGTCGGGTCAAGCCTCCAGATGCCTTCCTGGACAAATACTCTGCTCAGACCTTCAATGATCCGCAAGAACCTCTGTACCAAGCGAAGAGGTCCAAATTACTATGTGGCCTGAAGCTAGCATTCGATCCTACGATTCCTGCACATTAtcat TGGCTGGCGGTAGTCTCGCTGGCCATCCTCTACAACGTGGTTTTCGTGATTGGTCGAGCGGTGTTCTGGGAGCTGGACAACCTCACACCGATGTGGTTCGTGCTTGACTACCTCTGCGACACCATCTATCTCATCGACACGGTCGTGCACGTGCACGAAG GTTATTTGGAACAAGGACTCATGGTAAAGGACTCGAAAAAACTTAGACAACACTATCTCGAATCGGACTCGTGGAGATATGACGTCATATCTATGCTACCCACTGATATAGCATACTACTGGTGGAAGCCGGGATCGTGCGACTAT AATCGTTTGCCATGCCCTGTTATTGTGCGTCTCAATCGTCTCTTTCGCATGCCCCGAATGTGGGTGTGGTTCGACCGCACCGAGACCGCCACCAGCTATCCGAACGCTTTCAGGATATGcaag gtcGTAATGGCCATCCTCGTACTTATCCACTGGAATGCGTgcatatattttgtcataagCTACGCTATAGGCTTCGGCACAGACAACTGGGTTTACAATATAACAGGCACCCGTAATGAATCTCTAGCTCATCAGTATATATACAGTTTTTATTGGTCCACCCTCACTCTAACTACAATCGGGGAAACGCCACAACCGGAAATCGATGCTGAGTATTTGTTTGTCGTGGCCGACTTTCTAGCGggagttttaatttttgccacGATCGTCGGAAACATCGGCTCCATGATTTCCAATATGAATGTTGCAAGAGTTGAATTCCAAAACAAAATGGATGGTGTCAAACAATACATGGCTTTTAGGAAAGTTAGCGGAGAATTAGAAGCTAGAGTTATCAGATGGTTTGCATATACATGGGCTCAAAGCGGTGCTTTAGATGAGGAAAATGTTTTGTCTTCTTTGCCCGACAAACTGAAAGCAGAAATTGCTATAAGAGTTCACATGGATACTCTGAAACAAGTTAAGATATTTCAAAACTGTGAACCAGGACTTTTGGAAGCATTGGTTCTGAAACTGCGGCTTCAAGTTTTCAGTCCTGGAGATTACATATGTCGTAAAGGCGACGTGGGGAAAGAAATGTATATTGTCAAAAGAGGCAGATTGCAAGTGGTCGCTGATGACGGCAGGACAGTTCTGGCTACGCTAAGTGCCGGGTCTGTGTTTGGAGAAGTAAGTGTTCTAGAAATTGCTGGAAATGTGACAGGAAACCGACGAACGGCCAATGTCCGGGCCCTTGGTTATTCGGATCTATTTTGTTTGGCAAAACGAGACTTGTGGGAAGCCCTTGCTGACTATCCTGATGCTAGAGTGACATTAACCGAAGTTGGATGTGGACTTCTCCGcaag gaTGGTCTATTAGATGAAAACATattcaaaaatgcacaaaCCACCCAGATGAGTTTAGAGGAAACAGTTCAAAAACTAGAAACTACAGTTGAAATGTTGAATAATCGTTTACAAGGACTGTTAACCGATGTTGGTGAAGATCAGGCCAAAATAAAGCAACGGATCAACAAAATTGAAGTCAG AGTATTAGAAAATGAGGATGACAATACGGATTCAGATGATATCACATCAATGGAGGCGTCTGAATTGCGGAGCGAAATCGCAAGGACGTGTGATGTTTCGGGTTACAGTGAGATACCTATGAGTTCCACACACGACACATCACTATTTCTTCTCAGTAACCCCATCCCTATCCGAGAGAGGGGACACTCCCTGAGTGTTGAGAGGACCACGGAGTTACTCAAGTTTGCACCAGAACCACGCAGCAAATCCCTGCGTTTGAAAAGGGTCCCCAAAGATCTCAAGTGA
- the LOC128683005 gene encoding cyclic nucleotide-gated cation channel subunit A-like isoform X6, with amino-acid sequence MWAYIIAATRGDSRHSIQKRDATANAADDHLYRDGKVFAVSTAPRATPGPSGLNTRETSCSSRYYANQSLPQTSSALNVQNEYRNQMEEGIEPFEEQATTEANTGANWFQRHLARLTRNLRCRISGERRVKPPDAFLDKYSAQTFNDPQEPLYQAKRSKLLCGLKLAFDPTIPAHYHWLAVVSLAILYNVVFVIGRAVFWELDNLTPMWFVLDYLCDTIYLIDTVVHVHEGYLEQGLMVKDSKKLRQHYLESDSWRYDVISMLPTDIAYYWWKPGSCDYNRLPCPVIVRLNRLFRMPRMWVWFDRTETATSYPNAFRICKVVMAILVLIHWNACIYFVISYAIGFGTDNWVYNITGTRNESLAHQYIYSFYWSTLTLTTIGETPQPEIDAEYLFVVADFLAGVLIFATIVGNIGSMISNMNVARVEFQNKMDGVKQYMAFRKVSGELEARVIRWFAYTWAQSGALDEENVLSSLPDKLKAEIAIRVHMDTLKQVKIFQNCEPGLLEALVLKLRLQVFSPGDYICRKGDVGKEMYIVKRGRLQVVADDGRTVLATLSAGSVFGEVSVLEIAGNVTGNRRTANVRALGYSDLFCLAKRDLWEALADYPDARVTLTEVGCGLLRKDGLLDENIFKNAQTTQMSLEETVQKLETTVEMLNNRLQGLLTDVGEDQAKIKQRINKIEVRVLENEDDNTDSDDITSMEASELRSEIARTCDVSGYSEIPMSSTHDTSLFLLSNPIPIRERGHSLSVERTTELLKFAPEPRSKSLRLKRVPKDLK; translated from the exons GTACCGAGATGGCAAGGTATTCGCGGTGTCCACGGCTCCGCGAGCTACCCCCGGCCCGTCAGGGCTGAACACAAGGGAAACCAGCTGTAGCTCCCGGTACTACGCCAACCAGTCTCTGCCGCAGACCTCGTCCGCGTTGAACGTGCAAAACGAGTACAGGAACCAGATGGAGGAAGGCATCGAACCTTTTGAAGAG CAGGCGACGACTGAGGCGAACACTGGCGCCAACTGGTTTCAACGCCACCTGGCGAGACTGACGCGAAACCTTCGCTGCAGGATCAGTGGCGAGCGTCGGGTCAAGCCTCCAGATGCCTTCCTGGACAAATACTCTGCTCAGACCTTCAATGATCCGCAAGAACCTCTGTACCAAGCGAAGAGGTCCAAATTACTATGTGGCCTGAAGCTAGCATTCGATCCTACGATTCCTGCACATTAtcat TGGCTGGCGGTAGTCTCGCTGGCCATCCTCTACAACGTGGTTTTCGTGATTGGTCGAGCGGTGTTCTGGGAGCTGGACAACCTCACACCGATGTGGTTCGTGCTTGACTACCTCTGCGACACCATCTATCTCATCGACACGGTCGTGCACGTGCACGAAG GTTATTTGGAACAAGGACTCATGGTAAAGGACTCGAAAAAACTTAGACAACACTATCTCGAATCGGACTCGTGGAGATATGACGTCATATCTATGCTACCCACTGATATAGCATACTACTGGTGGAAGCCGGGATCGTGCGACTAT AATCGTTTGCCATGCCCTGTTATTGTGCGTCTCAATCGTCTCTTTCGCATGCCCCGAATGTGGGTGTGGTTCGACCGCACCGAGACCGCCACCAGCTATCCGAACGCTTTCAGGATATGcaag gtcGTAATGGCCATCCTCGTACTTATCCACTGGAATGCGTgcatatattttgtcataagCTACGCTATAGGCTTCGGCACAGACAACTGGGTTTACAATATAACAGGCACCCGTAATGAATCTCTAGCTCATCAGTATATATACAGTTTTTATTGGTCCACCCTCACTCTAACTACAATCGGGGAAACGCCACAACCGGAAATCGATGCTGAGTATTTGTTTGTCGTGGCCGACTTTCTAGCGggagttttaatttttgccacGATCGTCGGAAACATCGGCTCCATGATTTCCAATATGAATGTTGCAAGAGTTGAATTCCAAAACAAAATGGATGGTGTCAAACAATACATGGCTTTTAGGAAAGTTAGCGGAGAATTAGAAGCTAGAGTTATCAGATGGTTTGCATATACATGGGCTCAAAGCGGTGCTTTAGATGAGGAAAATGTTTTGTCTTCTTTGCCCGACAAACTGAAAGCAGAAATTGCTATAAGAGTTCACATGGATACTCTGAAACAAGTTAAGATATTTCAAAACTGTGAACCAGGACTTTTGGAAGCATTGGTTCTGAAACTGCGGCTTCAAGTTTTCAGTCCTGGAGATTACATATGTCGTAAAGGCGACGTGGGGAAAGAAATGTATATTGTCAAAAGAGGCAGATTGCAAGTGGTCGCTGATGACGGCAGGACAGTTCTGGCTACGCTAAGTGCCGGGTCTGTGTTTGGAGAAGTAAGTGTTCTAGAAATTGCTGGAAATGTGACAGGAAACCGACGAACGGCCAATGTCCGGGCCCTTGGTTATTCGGATCTATTTTGTTTGGCAAAACGAGACTTGTGGGAAGCCCTTGCTGACTATCCTGATGCTAGAGTGACATTAACCGAAGTTGGATGTGGACTTCTCCGcaag gaTGGTCTATTAGATGAAAACATattcaaaaatgcacaaaCCACCCAGATGAGTTTAGAGGAAACAGTTCAAAAACTAGAAACTACAGTTGAAATGTTGAATAATCGTTTACAAGGACTGTTAACCGATGTTGGTGAAGATCAGGCCAAAATAAAGCAACGGATCAACAAAATTGAAGTCAG AGTATTAGAAAATGAGGATGACAATACGGATTCAGATGATATCACATCAATGGAGGCGTCTGAATTGCGGAGCGAAATCGCAAGGACGTGTGATGTTTCGGGTTACAGTGAGATACCTATGAGTTCCACACACGACACATCACTATTTCTTCTCAGTAACCCCATCCCTATCCGAGAGAGGGGACACTCCCTGAGTGTTGAGAGGACCACGGAGTTACTCAAGTTTGCACCAGAACCACGCAGCAAATCCCTGCGTTTGAAAAGGGTCCCCAAAGATCTCAAGTGA